From Dermochelys coriacea isolate rDerCor1 chromosome 23, rDerCor1.pri.v4, whole genome shotgun sequence, one genomic window encodes:
- the LOC119847516 gene encoding leucine-rich repeat and fibronectin type III domain-containing protein 1-like protein isoform X3 encodes MDLRADSRPEPRFAIFLTMERLSIYLLVISTAVKAMMCPKRCMCQNLSPSFTILCTKTGLLFVPPSIDRRTAELRLMDNFITTLRRKDFANMTNLIHLTLSRNTISQIMPYAFFDLKGLHALHLDSNRLTCINEDHFKGLINLRHLILSNNQLNYISPGSLDDFIETLEDLDLSYNNLVNVPWDTIGKLSNVNTINLDHNLIEFVPEGIFSNLHKLARLDMTSNKLKKIPPDPLFSRIPVYAKSKGSPLSSLVLSFGGNPLHCNCELVWLRRLTREDDLETCASPLELMGKYFWSIKEGEFVCEPPMITHRTPKLVVMEGQNVSLKCKAVGDPDPYVRWISPEGKLVSNTSRTISYENGTLDILTTTLTEKGTFTCIASNAAGESTAPVELVVNPYPHLANSTNCEKDAESGPSDILISAKSSFPNETKAQQEKKVVVAELTSSSALIQWPSQHHIPGIRMYQIQYNSSSDDILVYR; translated from the coding sequence GTTTGCTATCTTTCTTACAATGGAAaggctatctatctatctattggtTATTAGCACTGCTGTGAAGGCTATGATGTGTCCAAAACGCTGTATGTGTCAAAACCTGTCTCCATCCTTCACCATCCTCTGTACGAAGACTGGGCTTCTCTTTGTGCCCCCCAGCATTGACAGGAGAACAGCAGAACTAAGATTAATGGATAACTTCATCACCACACTTAGAAGAAAGGATTTTGCAAACATGACAAACCTTATTCACTTGACACTATCAAGAAATACAATAAGTCAAATCATGCCTTATGCATTTTTTGATCTTAAAGGCCTTCATGCATTACATTTGGATAGTAACAGACTGACTTGTATCAATGAGGATCATTTCAAAGGTTTAATTAATCTTCGCCACTTAATACTCAGTAACAATCAATTGAACTATATTTCTCCTGGATCTTTAGATGACTTTATTGAAACACTTGAGGACCTGGATCTATCATATAATAATCTTGTTAATGTTCCTTGGGATACAATTGGAAAGCTTTCTAATGTCAATACAATCAATTTGGATCACAACCTCATTGAGTTTGTTCCAGAAGGAATCTTCTCAAACCTTCACAAACTTGCTCGATTAGACATGACATccaacaaattgaaaaaaattcccCCTGACCCCCTGTTCTCCAGAATCCCTGTGTATGCTAAATCTAAAGGGTCTCCATTGTCCTCTCTGGTACTTAGCTTTGGAGGGAATCCTCTACACTGCAACTGTGAATTAGTATGGCTGAGACGCCTTACCAGAGAAGATGATCTAGAAACATGTGCCTCACCACTGGAATTGATGGGCAAGTACTTTTGGTCCATTAAAGAGGGGGAGTTTGTCTGTGAACCTCCAATGATAACACATCGAAcgccaaaactggtggttatggAGGGACAGAATGTCTCTTTGAAGTGTAAAGCGGTTGGTGACCCGGATCCCTATGTTCGCTGGATCTCCCCCGAGGGGAAGTTAGTCTCCAATACATCTAGGACAATTTCCTATGAGAATGGAACTTTGGATATTTTGACTACTACTTTGACAGAAAAAGGTACATTTACTTGTATAGCATCAAATGCTGCAGGAGAGTCTACGGCTCCTGTTGAACTTGTTGTTAATCCTTATCCTCATCTTGCTAACAGTACCAACTGTGAGAAAGATGCTGAGTCTGGGCCTTCAGACATTCTTATATCTGCTAAGTCAAGTTTCCCTAATGAAACTAAAGCTCAGCAAGAGAAGAAGGTTGTGGTTGCTGAGCTGACCTCATCCTCTGCTCTCATACAGTGGCCTTCCCAGCATCATATTCCTGGAATACGAATGTACCAGATTCAGTATAACAGCTCTTCTGATGATATACTAGTTTACAGGTAA